One genomic window of Haliotis asinina isolate JCU_RB_2024 chromosome 4, JCU_Hal_asi_v2, whole genome shotgun sequence includes the following:
- the LOC137280994 gene encoding uncharacterized protein, with translation MAEHTRSSPTTTTPEAYTTAPEAPTNTTTPEAHPNTPEAPTTATIPEASITTATLRLPIPLPALRLPIPALRLPLPALSLPLPPMRLPYHYHPEAPPTAPPTTTIPEAPTTTPEAPPTTATPEAPLPLPPLRLTLPP, from the exons ATGGCGGAgcacaccagaa GCTCCCCTACCACTACCACCCCTGAGGCTTACACTACCGCTCCTGAGGCTCCCACTAACACCACCACACCTGAGGCTCACCCTAACACCCCTGAGGCTCCCACTACCGCTACCATCCCTGAGGCTTCCATTACCACTGCCACCCTGAGGCTCCCAATACCACTACCAGCCCTGAGGCTCCCAATACCAGCCCTGAGGCTCCCACTACCAGCCCTGAGCCTCCCACTACCACCCATGAGGCTCCCCTACCACTACCACCCAGAGGCTCCTCCTACCGCTCCCCCTACCACTACCATCCCTGAGGCTCCCACTACCACCCCTGAGGCTCCGCCTACCACTGCCACCCCTGAGGCTCCCCTACCACTACCACCCCTGAGGCTCACCCTACCACCCTGA
- the LOC137282584 gene encoding C-C chemokine receptor type 5-like gives MCISFPRTNYMDDPILKLAGKGNLSHPDDNLTWYRPDTIHQVAHCLTLYFQPIICLFGVVGNIISLIVFSSKKLRTVSCNVYLAALSASNSAFLLALFIVWLEMLGIRLVHQNGWCQTVIFVTYVCSFLSIWLIVCITIENFIITFHLHDAPRLCTVSRALIVVGGLTFFAFLVYDFALWSTKETEIQNTTYCFVSDEYGTIVAVLTCVDVVITLVLPSILIISFLIAIFIRNISQPNGFRTNLRRVLTRKERALLRVTRLLFVITVSFMIFSAPSHVNKLWYLISTLATDKREATQNDRVTQHLCQLVYYTSFSCNFVYYLIWGKNFRHVLYNIIKSIGECCCRRLRPP, from the coding sequence ATGTGTATAAGTTTTCCTCGGACAAACTACATGGACGATCCTATTCTGAAATTGGCGGGGAAAGGTAACCTCTCCCACCCAGACGATAACCTCACATGGTACCGCCCGGACACAATACACCAAGTTGCCCACTGCTTGACCTTATACTTCCAGCCAATTATATGCCTTTTTGGAGTCGTTGGGAATATTATATCGCTGATTGTTTTTTCGTCCAAAAAGCTAAGGACTGTCTCGTGTAATGTGTACTTGGCAGCGTTGTCAGCTAGCAACAGCGCGTTTCTGTTGGCCTTGTTCATTGTTTGGCTGGAGATGCTCGGAATACGACTAGTCCATCAGAATGGTTGGTGCCAGACCGTAATATTTGTGACTTACGTGTGCAGTTTTCTATCCATCTGGCTTATTGTGTGTATTACAATTGAGAATTTCATCATAACCTTTCATCTTCATGACGCACCCCGCCTGTGTACCGTTAGTCGAGCGTTGATAGTAGTTGGAGGTCTTACCTTTTTCGCTTTCTTAGTGTACGACTTCGCTTTATGGTCAACCAAGGAAACGGAGATTCAAAATACAACCTACTGTTTTGTGTCGGATGAATACGGCACCATTGTTGCAGTCCTGACATGTGTGGATGTGGTTATAACTCTCGTGCTGCCTTCAATATTGATCATCTCATTCCTCATAGCTATATTCATCAGGAACATATCCCAGCCTAATGGTTTCAGAACAAATTTGAGACGTGTCCTTACCCGTAAAGAAAGAGCCTTGTTACGTGTGACAAGACTTCTCTTTGTCATAACGGTTTCTTTCATGATATTTTCAGCTCCAAGCCATGTGAATAAACTGTGGTACCTGATTTCAACCCTAGCGACGGATAAACGTGAGGCGACTCAGAATGATAGAGTCACACAACATTTGTGCCAGTTAGTTTATTACACAAGTTTTTCCTGCAATTTTGTTTATTACCTCATATGGGGGAAGAATTTCAGACATGTGCTGTACAATATTATCAAAAGTATTGGCGAATGCTGTTGCAGACGTTTGCGACCACCTTGA